The Pseudodesulfovibrio sp. S3 genome window below encodes:
- a CDS encoding HD domain-containing phosphohydrolase: MRPDQKHDIPDGLNEEYYQISGDILGSFNKYRPPLNIFMFKEDVARVMPFFKVGGRLTNEQVAELAEITKEGLVFVSREDHPVYVKHISYQLDLVLVDKNLKEKEIADIFTQALTRRLAEFFEQPVIQVFEKLWVDLMVLSEYLYADIRRARALVRRLHTEHTLENHSVNTGFLGVALWGKLKEKGFAEAVKRKSFDRVLAGLFLHDLGMAKVPLFLRTKDKPLTGEERNKINAHTKVGFEMLSKLNLRYAEIEQCVSEHHERINGSGYPLKSVKQEFPGRLTAVADSFCAMISKRPYAEAMGFVQAASALAQDAKYDREITKALQMLIMLDLKMK; this comes from the coding sequence ATGCGCCCCGACCAGAAACACGACATCCCCGACGGCCTGAATGAAGAGTACTACCAGATCAGCGGCGACATCCTGGGCAGTTTCAATAAATACCGTCCTCCCTTGAACATCTTCATGTTCAAGGAGGACGTGGCCCGGGTCATGCCCTTCTTCAAGGTGGGCGGCAGGTTGACCAACGAGCAGGTGGCCGAGCTGGCAGAGATAACCAAGGAAGGATTGGTCTTTGTTTCCCGCGAAGACCACCCGGTCTATGTCAAGCATATCAGTTATCAGCTTGATCTGGTGCTGGTGGACAAGAATCTCAAGGAAAAGGAGATCGCGGACATCTTCACCCAGGCCCTGACCCGCAGGTTGGCGGAGTTTTTCGAGCAGCCTGTGATCCAGGTTTTCGAAAAGCTGTGGGTTGATCTGATGGTCTTGTCCGAATACCTCTACGCCGATATCCGGCGTGCCCGCGCTCTGGTCCGGCGGCTGCACACCGAACACACTTTGGAAAATCATTCCGTGAATACCGGGTTTCTCGGTGTGGCCCTGTGGGGCAAGCTCAAGGAAAAGGGATTTGCAGAGGCGGTCAAGCGCAAGAGTTTTGACCGCGTTCTCGCGGGGTTGTTCCTGCATGATCTGGGCATGGCCAAGGTGCCGCTTTTCCTCCGCACCAAGGACAAGCCCCTCACTGGCGAAGAGCGCAACAAGATCAACGCTCACACCAAGGTGGGTTTCGAGATGTTGAGCAAACTCAACCTGCGTTACGCCGAAATCGAGCAGTGCGTATCCGAGCACCACGAGAGGATCAACGGCTCGGGCTATCCGCTCAAGTCGGTCAAGCAGGAGTTCCCCGGCAGATTGACTGCCGTGGCCGATTCCTTCTGTGCCATGATCAGCAAGCGGCCCTATGCCGAGGCCATGGGCTTTGTTCAGGCCGCATCCGCCCTGGCACAGGACGCCAAGTATGACCGTGAAATCACCAAGGCGTTGCAGATGTTGATCATGCTGGATCTCAAGATGAAGTAA
- a CDS encoding CBS domain-containing protein: MMLRKRAWDMMRDEYPTVQEDASLAETIRVMREAMIEAPDSQVVVVKTKGGRLRGTINLWKLFKAVKQSVLKDDNLKADGKVDWDQQFANACLICTQLRLDEYIITDPPILKPNDPILVVLDVFLKSRRDWALVMEGEKVMGVVYVTDVYREMTRDMVQIFK; the protein is encoded by the coding sequence ATGATGCTTAGAAAACGCGCCTGGGACATGATGCGCGACGAATATCCGACCGTACAGGAAGATGCCAGCCTGGCCGAAACCATCCGCGTCATGCGCGAGGCCATGATCGAGGCCCCGGACTCTCAGGTGGTGGTGGTCAAGACCAAGGGCGGACGGCTCAGAGGCACCATCAACCTGTGGAAGCTCTTCAAGGCGGTCAAGCAATCGGTCCTCAAGGACGACAACCTCAAGGCCGACGGCAAGGTCGATTGGGACCAGCAGTTCGCCAACGCCTGCCTGATCTGCACTCAACTCAGGCTGGACGAATACATCATCACCGATCCCCCCATCCTCAAGCCCAACGACCCCATCCTGGTGGTGCTGGACGTGTTCCTCAAGTCCCGCCGCGACTGGGCCTTGGTGATGGAAGGCGAAAAGGTCATGGGCGTGGTCTACGTGACCGACGTGTACCGCGAAATGACCCGCGACATGGTCCAGATTTTCAAATAA
- a CDS encoding DUF3108 domain-containing protein, whose protein sequence is MRNITMTFIFFGFLLHVSPAWAVDALPFGPGERMKYEIYWAFIHAADAELEVMENVEMDGVPARYFLARARSASWIDSIYKVRDTIEAWTDMGVTYSLRYKKDQNEGSYHKKVDLIFDKTANQSYRYARGKLQHTIDQPADVFDPMSILFSFRKIPLYEGMHFVANVSDGKKSVKSEAFVEGVETVKTPRGKFKTYKVKLDIKHLSGVFQKSKDAELYVWFSADERRIPVKVKSKVTVGYFTMELVDYRPPRVVD, encoded by the coding sequence ATGCGAAACATCACCATGACATTCATTTTTTTCGGTTTCCTCTTGCATGTGTCACCGGCTTGGGCAGTGGATGCCCTGCCGTTTGGTCCGGGCGAACGCATGAAATATGAGATCTATTGGGCTTTTATCCATGCGGCAGACGCGGAACTTGAGGTCATGGAGAACGTGGAGATGGACGGCGTGCCCGCCAGATATTTCCTGGCCAGGGCCAGGTCCGCGTCCTGGATCGATTCCATCTACAAGGTCCGTGACACCATCGAAGCCTGGACCGACATGGGTGTGACTTATTCCCTGCGCTACAAAAAAGACCAGAACGAAGGGTCGTACCACAAGAAGGTGGACCTGATTTTCGACAAGACGGCCAATCAGTCCTATCGCTACGCTCGGGGGAAACTCCAGCACACCATCGATCAGCCCGCGGATGTGTTTGACCCCATGTCCATCCTGTTCAGCTTTCGCAAAATCCCTCTGTACGAAGGGATGCATTTTGTGGCCAATGTTTCCGACGGGAAGAAGTCCGTGAAGAGCGAAGCCTTTGTCGAGGGCGTGGAGACCGTGAAGACGCCCCGGGGCAAGTTCAAGACCTACAAGGTCAAGTTGGATATCAAGCACCTGTCGGGCGTGTTCCAGAAGTCGAAGGATGCGGAACTCTATGTCTGGTTCTCTGCGGACGAGCGGAGGATACCGGTCAAGGTCAAGTCCAAGGTAACGGTTGGGTATTTTACCATGGAACTGGTGGATTACCGCCCGCCCAGGGTTGTCGACTAG